From bacterium:
TTTAGGAGGAATCAAGTGCAGATCATTGACCAGATAGAGTTTGAACAGCTTAGGATAGACGCGCCGGTCTTCGGACCGGGCGACACCGTGCGTGTTCACAACCGCGTCATCGAGGGCAACAAGGAACGAATCCAGGTATTCGAGGGTGTTGTCATCGGCAAGAAGGACGGCGGCGTGCGAGCGTCATTCACCGTCCGCAAGATATCCCATGGCATCGGTGTCGAGCGAACATTCATGCTCCATTCACCCAGGATCGCCAAGATCGAAGTGACCCGCAGAGGCGCAGTGCGCAGAGCCAAACTTTATTATCTGCGTGAGAAAGTTGGAAAGGCCACCAAGATCAAGGAACGCCAGGAAACCAAATGAGCATTACGGAACGGCTAGCCAACCTCAGCATACCCACCGTCATCATTACGGTTATTGTTCTGCTGATAATCAGGTTTGCGCTGCTGAAACTGAAGCATCCGTTTGCAAAGTCGATAGCGGAGATTGCCGAATCGCTTGCGGTGGCGATGGCGCTGGTCTTTTTGTTGATAAGGCCGTTCATCGTGCAGGCATTCTTCATTCCGTCGGCGTCCATGCATCCAACGCTTCTTGAGCAGGATCATATACTCGTCAACAAGTTCATATATCGGTTCACCGAACCAAAGTTGGGCGACGTGGTGGTCTTCAAGGCTCCGCCCGAGGCAACTCCGGGTGAGCCGCAGGAAAAGGACTTTATCAAACGTGTGATAGGTGTGCCTGGTGACAAGATCAGGATAACGGCCGGTTACGTTATGATCGGCGATATGAAGTATACTCATGTCGATCTGCGCGACCTGCTGGGCACATATGCCAAGCCCGACGGCGACATGCGTGTTCTGCTCAAGGGCAATGATGTTTATGTTGATGGCCGCAAGCTCACGCATGCCGAGGTAGCCGCCGCGGCCGATGATCCGAAGGCTAAGGTGAAAGTATTCCCGGGCAAGGTATATGTCAACGGCAAGGCGATTGACGAGCCGTATATTGCCGAGGATCCCGATCTGCCATATCCTTTGCTTTCCGGTGAGAAAGCCACGCCGGATAAATGGATAGTCGAATATAAAGGCAAGCCTACCGTAAAGATTCCCAAGGGCAGACTATTGGTGATGGGCGACAACCGCAACGATTCCAACGATGCCCGTTTCTGGGGTCTGCTGGATCGAAAGCGTATGCTCGGCAAGGCAATGTTCATTTTCTGGCCGCTCAATCGCATCCGATGGATCCATTGATTTAGTATATTGTATTTTATATTGATTATTTATGTGGTGGATGCAAAATTGAGGACGTCTCAAATTTAGTCATTCTGAGCGAATGCGAAGAATCTGCTTTGAACCAGACGTTATAAAAAGCATGGTGATCGTCCGGGGTATTCCTGCCCCGGACGGAGTTTGCAAGGGGCATTCTTGCCCCGGTATCCCAACTTAATCTAGTATTGAGTATATTAAATTGATTATTATTGTGGGCATTTCATGAGTATCACTGAGAGACTTGCCACACTCAATATATATGCCGTGATCGGTCTGGTCATAATTCTGATCGCTGTCAGGTTTGTATTTGCCCGGCAGCGATTTGCTTATGCCAAAATCCTCGCCGAAATTGCAGAGTCTCTGGCTCTTGCGATAGGCATCGTTTTCTTGCTTATCAGGCCATTTCTTGCGCAGGCATTCTACATTCCCTCCGCATCCATGGTGCCGACCTTCCAAGTAAACGACCGCATCCTGGTCAACAAGCTCATATATCGTGTCCGCGAACCTATGCGTGGGGATGTAGTCGTCTTCAAGTCACCGAGATCGGCGGGTCACGACGGAGCCGATTACATCAAGCGTGTGATAGCTATTCCCGGCGACAGTGTTCGTGTGACGGCGGGATACGCGCTCATAGGCCATATCCCTTTCTATCACGACGATCTTCGTGACGCCATAGCTCGATGCGGGAAGGAAGAGGACGAGTGTTCGGTTAAGCTGGATGGTGACAAGATATTTGCAAACGGCAAACTGGTAAGCAAGACGAGTGTTGCGGCGGCGATGGGCAAGCCCGGCGCGAGCGTGAAAATTGTTCCCGGCAGGGTCTATTTGAATGGCAAACCGCTGGACGAGAGTTATACATCCGAGGACGCCGATCAGCCATATCCGAATGAGCTTACGCCGAGGGACTGGGTCGGTACGGACAGGGGCGGCAAACAGATCGTCAAAATCCCCAAAGGTCGGCTGCTTGTGATGGGTGACAACCGTAACTTTTCTGACGATTCCCGACGCTGGGGTCTATTGGATCGAAGGCGGGTGCAGGGTAAGGCGATGTTCATCTTCTGGCCTTTCAATCGCATCCAAAAAACCTTCTGACAATTTTACATCTAGTATTTTGTATTGATTATTGACCAACCTATGTTCGGGCGTTATTTCTGATGACGCCCGAAACAGAACTTCTTAGAGTCAGTTCATGACAAGCAAACTGGACACAGACATCTGGACATATGAAAACCAGGCTCGCACGATGGGCTATGAGAGTATTGCAGGCTTGGATGAGGCTGGCAGAGGCCCGCTGGCGGGTCCTGTGGTCGCCGCAGCGGTAATTCTGCCGGACGGTTTCGATCCCACTGGCATAGACGATTCCAAAAAACTCACTCCCGCCAAACGCGAGACAATGTTCAAGAGGATAACGAATGAAGCATCAGTGGTAGGTGTCGGGATTGTCGGCCCCGAAGAGATAGACCGCATCAACATCCTCCGCGCGACGCATCTGGCCATGAAACTCGCTCTTGAGGATATGGGTGCGCCATATGACTATGTTTTAGTGGACGGCCTGCCTGTCAGCGGCTTGGGTGCTCACTCTCTGGCGATAGTAAAGGGCGACGCCAAGTGTATTTCCATTGGCGCTGCATCTATTGTTGCAAAAGTTACGAGGGACGCCATTATGGTCGACCTGGATCAGCAGTATCCGGGTTATGGCTTTGCAAAGCACAAGGGCTACGGTTGCAGGGCTCATATAGAGGCCATAGAGCGTCTTGGTCCATGCCCGTGCCATCGCAAATCATTCTCGCCTATCTCAGAAAGGACGGCAAATTGCCTTCTTCCAGGTCTAGAATAGGCCGAAGCGCCGAGATAGCCGCAGCAGCCGAACTTGGAAATCGCGGCTACAGGATCGTTACGTCCAACTACCGCTGCCGATATGGTGAGATCGATCTTATTGCTCGTGACGGCGACTGCCTGGTTTTCGTGGAGGTGAGGTGCAGGCGGACGGATGAATACGGTACACCTGCCGAGTCTGTCACTCCTGCCAAGCAGCGCAAGTTGATAATCACAGCCCAACACTATCTTGAAGAACTGGGTCTGGGCGATTGCGAGTGCCGGTTCGATGTGGTCGAGGTATCGAGTCATGACGGCAAACTCATT
This genomic window contains:
- the rplS gene encoding 50S ribosomal protein L19, giving the protein MQIIDQIEFEQLRIDAPVFGPGDTVRVHNRVIEGNKERIQVFEGVVIGKKDGGVRASFTVRKISHGIGVERTFMLHSPRIAKIEVTRRGAVRRAKLYYLREKVGKATKIKERQETK
- the lepB gene encoding signal peptidase I encodes the protein MSITERLATLNIYAVIGLVIILIAVRFVFARQRFAYAKILAEIAESLALAIGIVFLLIRPFLAQAFYIPSASMVPTFQVNDRILVNKLIYRVREPMRGDVVVFKSPRSAGHDGADYIKRVIAIPGDSVRVTAGYALIGHIPFYHDDLRDAIARCGKEEDECSVKLDGDKIFANGKLVSKTSVAAAMGKPGASVKIVPGRVYLNGKPLDESYTSEDADQPYPNELTPRDWVGTDRGGKQIVKIPKGRLLVMGDNRNFSDDSRRWGLLDRRRVQGKAMFIFWPFNRIQKTF
- a CDS encoding YraN family protein; the protein is MPSSRSRIGRSAEIAAAAELGNRGYRIVTSNYRCRYGEIDLIARDGDCLVFVEVRCRRTDEYGTPAESVTPAKQRKLIITAQHYLEELGLGDCECRFDVVEVSSHDGKLIVSDIIPNAFSA
- the lepB gene encoding signal peptidase I; translation: MSITERLANLSIPTVIITVIVLLIIRFALLKLKHPFAKSIAEIAESLAVAMALVFLLIRPFIVQAFFIPSASMHPTLLEQDHILVNKFIYRFTEPKLGDVVVFKAPPEATPGEPQEKDFIKRVIGVPGDKIRITAGYVMIGDMKYTHVDLRDLLGTYAKPDGDMRVLLKGNDVYVDGRKLTHAEVAAAADDPKAKVKVFPGKVYVNGKAIDEPYIAEDPDLPYPLLSGEKATPDKWIVEYKGKPTVKIPKGRLLVMGDNRNDSNDARFWGLLDRKRMLGKAMFIFWPLNRIRWIH
- a CDS encoding ribonuclease HII, whose protein sequence is MTSKLDTDIWTYENQARTMGYESIAGLDEAGRGPLAGPVVAAAVILPDGFDPTGIDDSKKLTPAKRETMFKRITNEASVVGVGIVGPEEIDRINILRATHLAMKLALEDMGAPYDYVLVDGLPVSGLGAHSLAIVKGDAKCISIGAASIVAKVTRDAIMVDLDQQYPGYGFAKHKGYGCRAHIEAIERLGPCPCHRKSFSPISERTANCLLPGLE